The following nucleotide sequence is from Halogeometricum borinquense DSM 11551.
ACCGCGTCGAGGACGTCTCGCAGGACTACTTCGACGCCAACTGGGACGCCATCGGCACCCGCATCAAGTTCTTCCCGGCGCTTCGCGTCATGGCGGGCGTCGGCTTCGTCCTCACGTTCGTCGTCGGCGGCGTCTGGGTGCACACGTACCAGACGACCGGTTCGGCGCCCCTGTTCTTCAGCGGCGCACTCACCCCTGGCGAGTTCGTCGGCTTCATCCTCTTTACCCAGCGGTTCATCTGGCCGATGGCGCAGTTCGGGCAGATTATCAACATGTACCAGCGCGCCTACGCCTCCAGCGCGCGCATCTTCGGCCTCATGGACGAACCCTCGCGCATCGAGGAGGATCCCAACGCCGACGAACTCGTCGTGGATGACGGTGAGGTCGTCTACGACGACGTGACGTTCGGCTACGACGACGGCGAAACCATCGTCGAAGACATCTCGTTCGACGTTGACGGCGGCGAGACGCTGGCGCTCGTCGGCCCGACTGGTGCCGGTAAATCGACCGTCCTGAAACTCCTCATGCGGATGTACGACGTTGACGAGGGCTCTATCGAGATTGACGGGACCGACATCCGAGACGTGACCATCCCGAGTCTCCGGCAGGCCATCGGCTACGTGAGTCAGGACACGTTCATGTTCTACGGGACAGTCGAGGAGAATATTCGGTACGGGACGTTCGATGCCGCACAGGAGGACGTTGTGGAAGCCGCGAAAGCCGCCGAAGCGCACGACTTCATCCAGAACCTTCCGGACGGCTACGACACCGAAATCGGTGAACGCGGTGTGAAACTCTCCGGCGGCCAGCGACAACGTCTCTCCATCGCTCGGGCCATCCTGAAAGACCCCGAAATTCTCGTCTTGGACGAGGCCACCTCCGACGTGGACACCGAGACAGAGATGCTTATCCAACGCTCCTTGGACCGTCTTACCGAGGATCGAACGACATTCAGCATCGCTCACCGCCTCTCGACGATCAAAGACGCAGACCAGATCATCGTCCTCGAAGATGGCCGCGTTGTCGAACGCGGCGGCCACGACGACCTCCTCGCGGAAGATGGTCTCTATGCGCACCTGTGGGGTGTGCAAGCGGGCGAGATAGACGAACTGCCCGAGGAGTTCATCGAACGTGCGAGTCGTCGTGCCTCGCGGACACCGGTCGAACCCGAGTCTGACGACGACTGAGCGAAGCGGAAGTACCAGACAAACCCCGTCGGTTACAAGCGACTCCAACTCGCAGGGCGAGTATGCGACTCTCCGAGGCCACGTGGACGGACGTATCGGACCTCGCAGGCGAGACGAACCTTGCGTTTCTCCCCGTTGGAAGTACCGAACAACACGGCCCGCACGCGCCGCTCGGAACGGACGCGTTCACCGCCGAAGCCGTCGCAGACGCCGGCTCCGAGGCGTACGACGGCGAGGTTGTCGTCGCGCCGACACTCCCCATCGGTGTCGCCGCCGAACACCGACAGTTCCCGGGGA
It contains:
- a CDS encoding ABC transporter ATP-binding protein: MVTPADEDDPFEDQRENVENPMRRLFSEYGRDNTFAFVIGLLSSVVARLLDLMPPVLLTLAVDSIFLGERDFSIWLIPDAWLPTTKLGELYLSTGLIAFAFFGGAAFHWTRNWGWNSFAQNIQHAVRTDTYDKMQRLNMDFFADKQTGEMMSILSNDVNRLERFLNDGMNSAFRLGVMVIGIAAILLYWNWQLAIVTLLVVPLIGYFTYRFIQTIQPKYADVRSSVGRVNSRLENNLGGIQVIKTSNTESFESDRVEDVSQDYFDANWDAIGTRIKFFPALRVMAGVGFVLTFVVGGVWVHTYQTTGSAPLFFSGALTPGEFVGFILFTQRFIWPMAQFGQIINMYQRAYASSARIFGLMDEPSRIEEDPNADELVVDDGEVVYDDVTFGYDDGETIVEDISFDVDGGETLALVGPTGAGKSTVLKLLMRMYDVDEGSIEIDGTDIRDVTIPSLRQAIGYVSQDTFMFYGTVEENIRYGTFDAAQEDVVEAAKAAEAHDFIQNLPDGYDTEIGERGVKLSGGQRQRLSIARAILKDPEILVLDEATSDVDTETEMLIQRSLDRLTEDRTTFSIAHRLSTIKDADQIIVLEDGRVVERGGHDDLLAEDGLYAHLWGVQAGEIDELPEEFIERASRRASRTPVEPESDDD